One Candidatus Dependentiae bacterium genomic region harbors:
- the ruvC gene encoding crossover junction endodeoxyribonuclease RuvC, which produces MIVLGIDPGFSFTGWAIISKQGTRQTLIAHGYLSLDSKQTLSQRIGVFYEFFSEKIKTYQVTNLSIETPFLGKNAQTFLKLGYLRGVLYLMAYQSNLILHEFSPREVKLAVTGFGGAQKDQVSKMVHMLFPMLPVAKTYDVTDAVAVSLCGLWSRA; this is translated from the coding sequence ATGATTGTTTTAGGCATTGATCCAGGATTTAGCTTTACCGGTTGGGCTATCATCAGTAAACAAGGCACGCGCCAAACTCTTATCGCTCATGGATATTTATCATTAGACTCAAAACAGACTCTTTCGCAGCGAATTGGCGTTTTTTATGAGTTTTTTTCTGAAAAAATTAAAACGTACCAAGTTACAAATCTTTCGATTGAAACACCATTTCTGGGCAAAAATGCACAAACTTTTTTAAAGCTTGGATACCTTCGTGGTGTTTTATATTTAATGGCATATCAATCAAATCTTATTTTGCATGAATTTTCCCCTCGAGAAGTTAAGCTTGCGGTGACTGGTTTTGGCGGGGCTCAAAAAGACCAAGTTTCTAAAATGGTTCATATGCTTTTTCCTATGCTGCCAGTCGCTAAGACTTATGATGTGACAGATGCTGTGGCGGTTAGCTTGTGCGGACTATGGTCAAGAGCCTAG